A genome region from Alicyclobacillus acidocaldarius subsp. acidocaldarius DSM 446 includes the following:
- a CDS encoding DNA polymerase IV, with amino-acid sequence MLHIDMNAFYASCHAAVDPARYAGKPIAVAGDPSTRHGIVVTASYEARARGVKPPMPVHQALARCPELIVVRPDFHLYRAYARKVFAIVREFTPDVEIVSIDECYADVTHVPGGDRPVHLARAIQARLLDSLGLPSSIGVAPNKFLAKMASDMKKPMGITELRSENIRSLLWPLAIEHMHGVGPSTAKRLRRLGILTIGDLAVQSLDVLARALGPRAAELKARANGIDPRPLETEPQPPKSVGHSMTLAKDAQTFAEVEGVVMDLCDRVASRMRRYGLMGRVVAVAVRDRRMRTSRHQDTLATYVRHTGELFQAARALFQRIWPTEPVRLLGVSVEGLVPRDGQGVQLHLWDAVPTAGEPRDERLEKLERAIDEVRAKFGPSAIRLGRSLSGQRDDVHARGTSLERLDDEEETP; translated from the coding sequence ATCCTTCACATCGACATGAACGCCTTCTACGCTTCGTGTCACGCCGCCGTCGATCCAGCGCGTTACGCAGGCAAACCCATCGCCGTCGCGGGCGATCCGTCCACGCGCCACGGCATCGTGGTCACCGCGAGCTACGAGGCCCGCGCCCGAGGCGTCAAGCCGCCCATGCCTGTCCACCAGGCCCTGGCGCGCTGCCCGGAGCTCATCGTTGTGCGGCCCGACTTCCACCTGTACCGCGCGTACGCGCGAAAGGTGTTTGCCATCGTGCGCGAGTTCACGCCAGACGTCGAGATCGTCAGCATCGACGAGTGTTACGCCGACGTCACGCACGTGCCAGGCGGGGACAGGCCGGTTCATCTCGCCCGCGCCATCCAGGCCCGCCTGCTCGACTCGCTTGGGCTGCCGTCGAGCATCGGCGTGGCGCCCAACAAATTCCTGGCCAAGATGGCGAGCGACATGAAGAAGCCGATGGGGATCACGGAGCTTCGAAGCGAGAACATTCGCAGCTTACTGTGGCCGCTCGCCATCGAGCATATGCACGGGGTCGGCCCCAGCACCGCCAAGAGGCTCAGGCGCCTTGGCATCCTCACCATCGGCGATCTCGCCGTGCAGTCGCTCGACGTCCTCGCCCGCGCGCTCGGACCGCGGGCTGCCGAGCTGAAGGCGCGCGCCAACGGCATCGATCCGCGCCCGCTCGAGACGGAGCCTCAGCCGCCGAAGAGCGTGGGCCACTCGATGACCCTGGCCAAGGACGCGCAGACGTTCGCCGAGGTCGAAGGCGTCGTGATGGATTTGTGCGATCGCGTCGCGTCGCGCATGCGCCGCTACGGCCTGATGGGCCGCGTGGTCGCCGTGGCCGTGCGGGATCGGCGCATGCGCACCTCGCGCCACCAGGATACGCTGGCGACCTACGTGCGCCACACGGGTGAACTTTTTCAAGCCGCGAGGGCTCTCTTTCAACGGATTTGGCCGACCGAGCCGGTTCGACTGCTCGGCGTCTCGGTGGAGGGCTTGGTGCCGCGCGATGGACAGGGCGTCCAGCTTCACCTGTGGGACGCCGTGCCGACCGCCGGAGAACCGAGGGACGAGCGGCTCGAGAAGCTCGAGCGCGCCATCGACGAAGTGCGCGCCAAGTTCGGCCCGAGCGCCATTCGCCTGGGCCGCTCGCTTTCCGGGCAGAGGGACGACGTGCACGCGCGCGGCACGTCGCTCGAACGATTGGATGACGAGGAGGAAACACCGTGA
- the cysK gene encoding cysteine synthase A — MPLYNSILDLVGHTPVVRLNRLPDPNGASVYVKLEGKNPAGSVKDRPALNMILEAERQGKLIPGKSTVIEATSGNTGIGLAMVCAAKGYRCIITMPENATEERVKLLKAYGAEVHLTPESKRMKGAIELAEELAARIPHSFIPAQFDNPANPDAHRKTTALEILEDFEGKLDALVLTAGTGGTVTGTGEVLKQRIPGIKIYVVEPKGSPVLSGGQPGPHKIPGTGPGFVPSILNREAFDEILLIDDHDAQMMARRVAAEEGILLGASGAASVFHGLRIAATLPKEARVLCMAPDTGERYLSSDLYQS; from the coding sequence ATGCCATTGTACAACTCGATTCTCGATCTCGTCGGTCACACGCCGGTCGTTCGCCTGAACCGCCTGCCGGATCCGAACGGCGCGAGCGTCTATGTGAAGCTCGAAGGCAAGAATCCGGCCGGCAGCGTGAAGGATCGGCCGGCCTTGAACATGATTTTGGAGGCGGAGCGTCAGGGCAAGCTCATCCCGGGCAAGAGCACCGTCATCGAGGCGACGTCGGGCAACACAGGCATCGGGCTCGCCATGGTCTGTGCCGCCAAAGGGTACCGCTGCATCATCACGATGCCCGAGAATGCCACGGAGGAGCGCGTCAAGTTGCTCAAGGCGTACGGCGCGGAGGTGCACCTGACGCCCGAGTCGAAGCGGATGAAGGGCGCCATCGAGCTCGCCGAGGAGCTCGCCGCGCGCATCCCGCACAGCTTCATCCCGGCCCAGTTCGACAATCCCGCGAATCCCGACGCGCACCGCAAGACGACGGCGCTTGAGATCCTCGAGGACTTCGAGGGCAAGCTCGACGCGCTCGTGTTGACCGCAGGAACGGGCGGCACCGTGACGGGCACGGGCGAGGTGCTGAAGCAGCGCATCCCGGGCATCAAGATCTATGTCGTCGAACCGAAGGGCTCGCCCGTTCTTTCGGGCGGTCAACCGGGTCCGCACAAAATCCCCGGCACCGGCCCGGGATTTGTGCCGAGCATCCTGAACCGCGAGGCGTTTGATGAGATCCTGCTCATTGACGATCACGACGCGCAGATGATGGCGCGCCGCGTCGCCGCCGAAGAGGGCATTCTGCTCGGGGCTTCCGGGGCGGCGTCTGTCTTTCACGGCCTGCGCATCGCCGCGACGCTGCCGAAGGAGGCGCGCGTGCTCTGCATGGCGCCGGATACCGGTGAGCGGTATCTTTCGTCCGATTTGTACCAGAGTTGA
- the argR gene encoding arginine repressor, whose amino-acid sequence MQSKEQRLMRIREIVSQNEIETQEDLVRALEEAGFPVTQATISRDIKELQLVKVVGSNGKYKYALPTAVNKVSVDALQRRLAEVFISHARANNLIVIKVAPGNAHAIGALMDALDPPGLLGTICGDDTMLLVCQDEEAAVRLLNETLNIG is encoded by the coding sequence GTGCAAAGCAAGGAGCAGCGCTTGATGCGCATTCGCGAGATTGTGAGCCAGAACGAGATTGAGACGCAGGAGGATTTGGTGCGCGCGCTCGAGGAGGCGGGATTCCCCGTCACGCAGGCCACCATCTCGCGCGATATCAAGGAGCTACAGCTCGTGAAGGTGGTGGGCTCGAACGGCAAGTACAAGTACGCCCTGCCCACCGCGGTGAACAAGGTCTCGGTGGACGCGCTGCAGCGGCGGCTGGCCGAGGTGTTCATTTCGCACGCGCGCGCCAACAACCTCATTGTCATCAAAGTGGCGCCTGGGAACGCGCACGCCATCGGCGCGCTGATGGACGCGCTGGATCCGCCCGGGTTGCTCGGCACCATCTGCGGAGACGACACGATGCTGCTCGTGTGCCAGGACGAGGAGGCCGCCGTCCGCCTGCTGAACGAGACGCTGAACATCGGGTGA